In Actinomycetes bacterium, a genomic segment contains:
- a CDS encoding NAD(P)H-binding protein: MRVFVAGGTGAIGQRLVPQLVARGHQVTATTSRPAKLGTLE; the protein is encoded by the coding sequence ATGAGGGTGTTCGTGGCAGGAGGCACCGGGGCCATCGGGCAGCGGCTGGTGCCGCAGCTGGTGGCACGGGGTCACCAGGTGACTGCGACCACGTCGCGGCCGGCCAAGCTCGGCACGCTGGAGG